The Fragaria vesca subsp. vesca linkage group LG2, FraVesHawaii_1.0, whole genome shotgun sequence genome includes a window with the following:
- the LOC101294529 gene encoding nuclear transcription factor Y subunit A-9-like isoform 1, which translates to MQPKSETENQIRVDHHTIPPSTVSSQPWWRTGYNPTSPTVTGRNVSTSSSFEPPKSHSESSDDKSVSDDGSNEDDDNAKESHLTSPLSGSTLIDFGNKNQDLQLDSSTVPTVHDEGVTHPPQLELIGHSIACASNPYQDPYYAGMMAAYGHQPLGYPPFVGMPHARMPLPLEMAQEPVYVNAKQYQGILRRRQARAKAELEKKLIKVRKPYLHESRHQHAMRRARGTGGRFAKKTNGDTLKTGGQEKASHSSQSASSSGSEPLPSDSAETWNSSISQQEASRPQVHDAYATNNYVNGSGCYQTHGGLQASLYRTYSGKRGDEGDCMGQQRGSISSNQGSQRRLAIQ; encoded by the exons ATGCAGCCAAAGTCCGAAACTGAAAATCAAATACGTGTTGATCATCATACCATTCCACCATCCACTGTTTCTTCACAACCTTGGTGGCGTACTGGGTATAACCCCACCTCCCCAACTGTGACAGGGAGAAATGTTTCCACTTCATCTTCGTTTGAGCCCCCAAAGAGTCATTCAGAATCCAGTGATGACAAATCTGTTTCTGATGATGGATCAAATGAGGATGATGATAATGCCAAAGAGTCACACTTGACATCTCCTTTGTCAGGTAGCACTCTCATTGATT TTGGAAATAAAAACCAGGATTTGCAGCTTGATTCGTCCACTGTTCCTACTGTACATGATGAAGGCGTTACTCATCCACCACAGCTTGAACTTATCGGTCACTCTATC GCTTGTGCCTCAAATCCTTACCAGGATCCATACTACGCAGGGATGATGGCGGCTTATGGACATCAGCCTTTG GGTTATCCTCCTTTTGTTGGAATGCCACATGCTAGAATGCCTTTGCCCCTAGAGATGGCACAGGAGCCTGTATATGTCAATGCAAAACAATACCAAGGAATTCTACGGCGAAGACAGGCACGTGCAAAAGCAGAACTTGAAAAGAAGCTAATTAAAGTCAGAAAG CCATATCTTCACGAATCACGACATCAACATGCTATGAGAAGGGCAAGAGGTACTGGAGGACGTTTTGCAAAGAAGACAAATGGTGATACTTTAAAGACCGGTGGCCAAGAAAAGGCATCACATTCATCACAGTCTGCCAGTTCATCAGGCTCGGAACCCTTGCCCTCAGATTCTGCAGAAACATGGAATTCTTCCATCAGTCAACAAGAAGCTAGTCGACCCCAAGTCCATGATGCATATGCCACTAACAATTATGTAAATGGTAGTGGCTGCTACCAGACTCATGGTGGCTTGCAGGCTTCATTGTATCGTACGTATTCGGGAAAAAGAGGTGATGAAGGAGATTGTATGGGCCAGCAACGGGGAAGTAT
- the LOC101294529 gene encoding nuclear transcription factor Y subunit A-9-like isoform 2 codes for MQPKSETENQIRVDHHTIPPSTVSSQPWWRTGYNPTSPTVTGRNVSTSSSFEPPKSHSESSDDKSVSDDGSNEDDDNAKESHLTSPLSVGNKNQDLQLDSSTVPTVHDEGVTHPPQLELIGHSIACASNPYQDPYYAGMMAAYGHQPLGYPPFVGMPHARMPLPLEMAQEPVYVNAKQYQGILRRRQARAKAELEKKLIKVRKPYLHESRHQHAMRRARGTGGRFAKKTNGDTLKTGGQEKASHSSQSASSSGSEPLPSDSAETWNSSISQQEASRPQVHDAYATNNYVNGSGCYQTHGGLQASLYRTYSGKRGDEGDCMGQQRGSISSNQGSQRRLAIQ; via the exons ATGCAGCCAAAGTCCGAAACTGAAAATCAAATACGTGTTGATCATCATACCATTCCACCATCCACTGTTTCTTCACAACCTTGGTGGCGTACTGGGTATAACCCCACCTCCCCAACTGTGACAGGGAGAAATGTTTCCACTTCATCTTCGTTTGAGCCCCCAAAGAGTCATTCAGAATCCAGTGATGACAAATCTGTTTCTGATGATGGATCAAATGAGGATGATGATAATGCCAAAGAGTCACACTTGACATCTCCTTTGTCAG TTGGAAATAAAAACCAGGATTTGCAGCTTGATTCGTCCACTGTTCCTACTGTACATGATGAAGGCGTTACTCATCCACCACAGCTTGAACTTATCGGTCACTCTATC GCTTGTGCCTCAAATCCTTACCAGGATCCATACTACGCAGGGATGATGGCGGCTTATGGACATCAGCCTTTG GGTTATCCTCCTTTTGTTGGAATGCCACATGCTAGAATGCCTTTGCCCCTAGAGATGGCACAGGAGCCTGTATATGTCAATGCAAAACAATACCAAGGAATTCTACGGCGAAGACAGGCACGTGCAAAAGCAGAACTTGAAAAGAAGCTAATTAAAGTCAGAAAG CCATATCTTCACGAATCACGACATCAACATGCTATGAGAAGGGCAAGAGGTACTGGAGGACGTTTTGCAAAGAAGACAAATGGTGATACTTTAAAGACCGGTGGCCAAGAAAAGGCATCACATTCATCACAGTCTGCCAGTTCATCAGGCTCGGAACCCTTGCCCTCAGATTCTGCAGAAACATGGAATTCTTCCATCAGTCAACAAGAAGCTAGTCGACCCCAAGTCCATGATGCATATGCCACTAACAATTATGTAAATGGTAGTGGCTGCTACCAGACTCATGGTGGCTTGCAGGCTTCATTGTATCGTACGTATTCGGGAAAAAGAGGTGATGAAGGAGATTGTATGGGCCAGCAACGGGGAAGTAT